In the genome of Coraliomargarita algicola, one region contains:
- a CDS encoding tetratricopeptide repeat protein, whose protein sequence is MSVLQHPLILRFSRILTILLILLLLGVLTRPIEAPAWKVVKAGQPEMNLEAIEGALGQGLVVGVLGGFRAILADFLWIRTNTIWERRDRVKLDAMVRLVTTLDPRPEFFWINGSRMIAYDVPNWRIREEGGYDAVPEVRQQTIDYEQAQQAFELLDEALEFHPDRAKLYLEKGQIYLNRLKDDANAAEWFLTASKQADAPYYAARIYAELLRKQGKNTEAYAYLKELHRELPNVPYAQKGIILERIRELEDALKVPFWERFQPAVEPMLEAPRSAPAFDVPEPHDHAGHTH, encoded by the coding sequence ATGTCTGTGTTGCAACATCCACTCATATTACGGTTTAGTCGGATCTTAACGATTCTGCTGATATTGTTGCTGCTCGGTGTATTGACGCGGCCGATCGAAGCGCCGGCGTGGAAGGTGGTGAAAGCAGGTCAGCCAGAAATGAATCTCGAAGCGATTGAAGGTGCGCTCGGGCAGGGGCTGGTCGTTGGCGTGCTGGGTGGTTTTCGTGCGATTTTGGCCGATTTCCTATGGATTCGGACTAATACCATTTGGGAGCGTCGTGACCGGGTGAAGCTCGATGCGATGGTGCGTCTGGTCACTACACTGGACCCCCGCCCAGAGTTTTTCTGGATCAATGGCAGCCGTATGATCGCTTATGATGTACCCAACTGGCGAATACGGGAAGAAGGCGGCTATGATGCGGTGCCCGAAGTTCGGCAGCAGACGATTGATTATGAGCAAGCACAACAAGCCTTTGAATTGCTGGATGAGGCGCTCGAGTTTCATCCGGATCGTGCCAAGCTCTACTTGGAAAAGGGGCAAATATATTTAAATCGTTTAAAAGATGATGCCAATGCGGCTGAGTGGTTTCTAACTGCCTCCAAGCAGGCGGATGCGCCTTACTATGCGGCACGGATCTATGCTGAATTGTTGCGTAAGCAAGGTAAGAATACGGAAGCGTATGCCTATCTCAAAGAGTTGCACCGCGAGCTTCCGAATGTGCCTTATGCGCAAAAAGGAATTATTCTAGAGCGTATTCGTGAACTTGAGGATGCGTTGAAAGTTCCCTTTTGGGAGCGTTTTCAACCCGCAGTAGAGCCCATGTTGGAGGCTCCTAGAAGTGCTCCCGCATTTGATGTTCCGGAGCCGCATGATCATGCGGGGCATACGCATTGA
- a CDS encoding NAD(P)/FAD-dependent oxidoreductase yields the protein MTDASTDPSAPTLVDIILPIEQSEDIAAQKAAVATKLGVSLDQVVELRLRKHSIDARQRTIKAQLRLEVGLGHTLPAEPELRPDYPSLPPHAKNVIIVGCGPAGLFAALRCLELGRKPIILERGKDASARRFDLGPILKEGRVIEDSNYCFGEGGAGTFSDGKLYTRATKRGPVRTIYETLVAHGAPERILIDAHPHIGSNLLPKVVMAMRESIRNAGGEVHFGAKVDSFLIHAQRIAGVCTTDGREFLSEQVILATGHSARDIYHQLHTQKIRLEQKPFAVGVRIEHPQALIDSLQYHTPRGQARSKQLPAASYRLATKIDNRGVHSFCMCPGGFIVPAATENDEVVVNGMSLARRDSPFANSGMVVTVEPEDTAPFQAEHGILAGIAFQKALEQAAKKFGGGGQIAPGQRVTDFLQGTDSGQLPDTSYFPGITPARIDEILPEWITRRMRRGLDIFGKQMRGYITDECNLIGFETRTSSPVRIPRDEKSLQHPEIAGLFPCGEGAGFAGGIVSAALDGIRCAEAAAR from the coding sequence ATGACAGACGCCTCCACAGATCCCTCAGCACCGACTCTCGTCGATATCATTTTACCGATTGAACAATCCGAGGATATCGCCGCGCAAAAAGCAGCCGTTGCGACAAAACTGGGCGTATCCTTGGACCAAGTGGTCGAATTACGACTGCGCAAACATTCGATCGATGCCCGCCAGCGCACGATTAAAGCACAGCTACGACTGGAAGTCGGCCTCGGTCACACCCTCCCCGCGGAACCGGAGTTACGCCCAGACTACCCAAGCCTACCACCTCATGCTAAAAATGTGATCATCGTCGGCTGCGGACCAGCGGGATTATTTGCGGCACTTCGTTGCCTGGAACTGGGCCGTAAACCCATTATTCTCGAACGCGGCAAAGACGCCTCAGCCCGCCGTTTTGATCTAGGTCCCATCCTGAAAGAGGGGCGCGTCATCGAGGACTCGAATTACTGTTTTGGTGAAGGTGGAGCAGGCACCTTTTCCGATGGCAAGCTCTACACCCGTGCGACCAAGCGCGGCCCTGTCCGCACCATTTACGAAACACTGGTCGCTCACGGCGCACCGGAACGTATCTTAATCGACGCCCATCCACACATCGGCTCGAATCTACTACCCAAGGTCGTCATGGCCATGCGTGAGTCGATCCGCAACGCGGGGGGCGAAGTTCATTTCGGCGCCAAGGTGGACTCTTTTCTAATTCATGCGCAACGCATCGCAGGGGTGTGTACCACCGATGGGCGCGAATTCCTAAGCGAGCAAGTCATCCTCGCGACGGGCCACTCAGCACGCGACATCTACCACCAGCTTCACACACAAAAAATTCGCCTGGAGCAAAAGCCCTTCGCAGTCGGCGTACGAATAGAGCACCCGCAAGCACTAATCGATAGCTTACAATATCATACTCCCCGCGGCCAAGCACGCTCCAAACAACTACCCGCGGCCAGTTATCGGCTCGCGACTAAAATCGACAACCGGGGCGTGCACTCTTTCTGCATGTGTCCCGGCGGATTTATCGTGCCGGCAGCCACGGAAAACGACGAAGTCGTCGTCAACGGCATGAGCCTCGCACGTCGCGACTCTCCTTTTGCCAACAGCGGCATGGTGGTCACTGTCGAACCGGAAGACACGGCCCCGTTTCAGGCCGAACACGGCATCCTGGCAGGCATTGCCTTCCAAAAAGCCCTCGAACAAGCAGCCAAAAAATTTGGTGGCGGCGGTCAAATCGCTCCGGGGCAACGCGTAACCGACTTCTTACAAGGCACAGACTCCGGCCAGTTGCCAGATACCAGTTATTTTCCGGGCATCACCCCTGCCCGAATTGACGAAATCCTCCCCGAATGGATCACCCGCCGCATGCGCCGTGGGCTGGACATTTTCGGGAAACAGATGCGTGGCTACATCACAGACGAGTGCAATTTAATCGGCTTCGAGACTCGCACCAGTTCTCCCGTGCGTATCCCACGTGACGAAAAGAGCCTGCAACACCCGGAGATCGCCGGACTATTCCCTTGCGGCGAAGGCGCTGGATTTGCAGGCGGCATCGTGAGCGCCGCACTCGACGGCATTCGCTGTGCAGAGGCAGCGGCTCGATGA
- a CDS encoding ABC transporter ATP-binding protein yields the protein MNTPAIRIQNLTKDFSVGIRGVKLRAVDDLCLEVGDNEIFGLLGPNGSGKSTTIKIILGLLEASAGSCEIYGKPSKQVDARRSVGFLPEAPYFYRYLTGRELVCYYARICMVPRAKIDDAVDSVIELVGMSEAANRRVGTYSKGMLQRIGLAQSLVHDPQLVMLDEPTAGVDPLGSAAIAEIVRELKRRGKTVLLSSHLLAQIEGLCDRVAILHRGKLVREGRVDDLVEEKNAESLVVEGLSAEGRAAVEATIQAQGGRLARIEKPRLSLDAYFLKEVHQRESEHVAKQEETGSQKS from the coding sequence ATGAATACCCCCGCCATTCGCATTCAGAATTTAACCAAAGACTTCTCGGTCGGCATCCGCGGTGTGAAGCTGCGCGCTGTGGACGACCTTTGCCTCGAAGTCGGAGATAATGAAATCTTTGGGCTGCTCGGGCCCAACGGTTCGGGCAAGAGCACCACAATCAAAATTATCCTCGGCTTATTGGAGGCGTCGGCGGGAAGTTGTGAGATTTATGGAAAGCCGAGCAAACAAGTCGATGCGCGACGTAGTGTCGGTTTTTTACCTGAAGCGCCTTATTTCTATCGTTACCTGACGGGACGTGAGCTGGTGTGCTATTATGCCCGCATCTGTATGGTGCCACGAGCAAAGATTGATGATGCGGTGGATTCAGTGATAGAATTGGTCGGAATGAGTGAGGCCGCGAATCGTCGGGTCGGCACTTACTCCAAGGGCATGTTGCAGCGTATCGGTTTGGCGCAGTCACTGGTGCATGATCCCCAGCTAGTCATGTTGGATGAGCCGACGGCAGGGGTGGACCCGCTGGGGTCGGCCGCCATTGCTGAGATCGTGCGCGAGCTCAAGCGTCGCGGCAAAACAGTCTTACTTTCTTCCCACCTGCTGGCTCAAATTGAGGGTCTGTGCGACCGCGTGGCGATTCTGCACCGTGGCAAGCTGGTGCGTGAAGGGCGCGTGGATGATTTGGTCGAGGAGAAGAATGCAGAATCGCTGGTGGTGGAAGGGCTCAGTGCTGAGGGACGCGCTGCAGTCGAAGCGACGATTCAAGCCCAAGGTGGGCGCCTTGCGCGAATCGAGAAACCGCGCTTGAGTTTGGATGCCTATTTCCTGAAGGAAGTGCATCAACGCGAGAGTGAGCATGTGGCCAAACAAGAGGAAACCGGGAGTCAGAAATCATGA
- a CDS encoding acylphosphatase, whose amino-acid sequence MDNHVFQMNCWFEGHVQGVGFRYQTVNVAKGFEVTGYVRNLVDGRVHLYAEGAESEVRAFQTEVESELQDYIRATEIKTDSGPRACQSFRIEQ is encoded by the coding sequence ATGGATAATCATGTTTTTCAAATGAATTGCTGGTTTGAAGGCCATGTGCAGGGTGTGGGTTTTCGTTATCAGACAGTCAACGTGGCTAAAGGTTTTGAAGTGACCGGTTATGTGCGCAACCTGGTCGACGGGCGCGTGCACCTATACGCTGAAGGGGCTGAGTCGGAGGTGCGTGCCTTCCAGACTGAGGTTGAGTCGGAGTTGCAGGATTACATTCGTGCGACTGAAATTAAGACCGACAGCGGTCCTCGTGCTTGCCAAAGTTTTCGCATCGAACAATAA
- a CDS encoding putative manganese-dependent inorganic diphosphatase — MTDPIYIFGHKNPDADAICSALAYEAYKHAIGQTEYVAARCGNSNARIDAILERFQTPLPRFIGDVTPRVGNIMQTKARTVTRQSTCAEALELIDKYDVRALPVVDDNGQIEGFVSIFQLGEFFIPKPREPRAMRRVHTSVQSIIDSLNAKVLHASHQDELEELFVRIGAMDIRSFGSHHKEHGLPSDRSIIIVGDRWDIQERCLQLGVRLLVITGALEVDEDVVARAKERNVSLIVSPYDSATTSWIIRTATHIDGLIDPEVCCFSAEDRISSVKRRIANNNDPLYLVVNDTKQLIGVFSKSDILRPSHTKIALVDHNELGQAVNGAGEVQITEILDHHRLGNIPTEQPILFINRPVGSTCSIVADMFRAQSLTPAPNIAGVLMAGIISDTLLLNSPTTTPLEGELLDWLSPIAGIEPKALADLIFTAGSVVINSKPAEVISSDCKIYNEGELRFSVSQIEELGFDNFWKNEDALDEALEAYRAKEELYFSFLLVTDINSQDSLLVVAGNDELKASINYPQRGQSNIYELSGIVSRKKQLIPYISSLLKTMGVV, encoded by the coding sequence ATGACCGATCCTATCTATATCTTTGGACACAAAAACCCAGACGCTGACGCCATCTGCTCGGCTCTCGCTTACGAAGCTTACAAGCATGCGATCGGCCAGACCGAATATGTAGCGGCCCGTTGCGGCAACTCCAATGCCCGCATCGATGCGATCTTGGAGCGCTTTCAGACGCCCCTTCCGCGCTTCATCGGTGATGTCACGCCCCGCGTCGGCAATATCATGCAAACGAAGGCCCGCACAGTGACCCGGCAGAGCACCTGCGCTGAAGCACTGGAACTGATCGACAAGTACGATGTGCGCGCACTCCCCGTCGTCGACGACAATGGCCAGATCGAAGGCTTCGTCTCCATTTTCCAATTAGGCGAATTTTTCATCCCCAAACCACGCGAACCACGCGCGATGCGCCGTGTGCATACCAGCGTACAGTCCATCATAGATTCGCTAAATGCCAAGGTGCTGCACGCCAGCCATCAGGATGAACTGGAGGAGCTTTTCGTCCGCATCGGCGCCATGGACATCCGCTCCTTCGGCAGCCACCATAAAGAACACGGCCTCCCCTCCGACCGCAGCATCATCATTGTAGGTGATCGCTGGGACATTCAGGAACGCTGCCTACAACTCGGCGTGCGCCTACTCGTCATTACCGGCGCGCTGGAAGTGGACGAAGATGTCGTCGCCCGCGCCAAAGAGCGCAACGTCTCTCTCATCGTCAGCCCCTACGACTCGGCAACCACTTCATGGATCATTCGCACCGCCACCCACATCGATGGACTCATCGATCCCGAGGTATGCTGCTTCAGCGCGGAAGATCGCATTTCCTCCGTAAAGCGTCGTATCGCCAACAATAACGACCCGCTCTATCTGGTCGTCAACGACACTAAGCAACTCATCGGTGTGTTCTCCAAGAGCGACATTTTGCGCCCCAGCCACACCAAGATCGCCCTGGTCGACCACAACGAATTGGGCCAGGCCGTCAATGGAGCCGGCGAAGTGCAAATCACCGAAATTTTAGACCACCACCGCCTCGGAAACATCCCAACAGAACAACCAATATTGTTTATCAATCGCCCGGTCGGCTCCACCTGCTCCATTGTAGCCGACATGTTTCGCGCGCAATCACTCACGCCCGCTCCCAACATTGCAGGCGTATTGATGGCTGGCATCATCTCCGACACCTTACTCCTGAATAGCCCCACCACCACGCCATTGGAAGGGGAACTACTGGACTGGCTATCTCCAATAGCTGGTATCGAGCCCAAGGCACTGGCCGATCTCATATTCACCGCTGGCTCCGTCGTGATCAACAGTAAGCCAGCAGAAGTCATCAGCTCCGACTGCAAGATCTACAACGAGGGCGAACTACGTTTCTCAGTATCTCAGATTGAAGAATTGGGCTTCGACAATTTCTGGAAAAATGAAGATGCCCTGGACGAAGCACTTGAGGCCTACCGAGCAAAAGAAGAGCTCTACTTCAGCTTCCTGCTAGTCACCGACATCAACTCTCAGGACTCACTACTGGTCGTCGCCGGTAATGATGAGCTAAAAGCCTCCATCAACTATCCACAGCGCGGCCAAAGCAACATCTACGAACTCTCCGGAATCGTCAGCCGCAAGAAGCAATTAATCCCCTACATTTCATCACTACTCAAAACAATGGGCGTGGTCTAA
- a CDS encoding ABC transporter permease: MSLLNSFTRIRLIAGTTFLEAVRQKFFNSLLIISIALVASSTFFQQFDFGTGELKFITDFGFGALFFFGSILSITATTQLFFNEMENRTALTMLAKPVYKLEFLAGKFLGAHMLMLSFTLVITLVLSGILYWREMALLERLGEDVMLNGPLVRYGDVFVFGFLQWVKFGILAAITLFVASFSNTNLYTIIVSFFVLIICQLQYIARDAYSGMEAGLERFLVMGLGLIFPNFQLFNIGDQLVFDVEQALPLATVLRLAVYGLIYTFAFILLAQVNFRRREI; this comes from the coding sequence ATGAGTCTTTTAAATTCATTCACACGTATACGTCTGATTGCGGGCACCACTTTTCTCGAAGCGGTTCGCCAGAAGTTTTTCAATTCACTGTTGATCATTTCGATCGCACTGGTGGCTAGTTCGACCTTCTTTCAACAGTTTGATTTTGGCACGGGAGAGTTGAAGTTCATTACCGACTTCGGCTTTGGGGCGCTATTCTTTTTTGGATCGATCTTGTCGATTACTGCGACCACCCAGCTCTTTTTTAATGAAATGGAGAATCGCACTGCGCTCACAATGTTGGCGAAGCCGGTCTATAAACTGGAGTTTTTGGCTGGTAAGTTTCTAGGTGCCCACATGCTGATGCTGAGCTTTACTCTAGTGATTACACTGGTGTTGAGCGGTATCTTGTATTGGCGTGAAATGGCACTGCTCGAACGTCTGGGGGAGGATGTCATGTTGAACGGGCCACTCGTTCGCTATGGCGACGTGTTTGTATTCGGTTTCCTTCAGTGGGTGAAATTTGGAATACTCGCGGCTATTACGCTTTTTGTGGCGAGCTTTTCAAATACGAACCTCTACACCATCATAGTGTCGTTTTTTGTGTTGATCATTTGCCAACTGCAATACATCGCTCGCGATGCTTATTCCGGGATGGAAGCTGGCCTGGAGCGCTTTCTGGTGATGGGCCTGGGGCTGATTTTTCCTAACTTCCAGTTGTTTAATATCGGAGATCAATTGGTCTTCGATGTGGAGCAGGCATTGCCTCTGGCTACGGTGTTGCGGCTCGCTGTGTATGGTTTGATATATACCTTTGCTTTTATTTTGCTGGCGCAAGTTAACTTTCGTCGACGGGAGATCTAG
- a CDS encoding ATP-dependent DNA helicase has protein sequence MIGFIENSGGGNDTPNVDRPKGYLVDLIESIFKQGGYLQTEMQLDHRPEQAAMALSVASSLESDQPLLFEAGTGVGKSLAYLVPGIIHSINSERPFIISSHTISLQEQIREKDLKICRKLFTKVPELRRYGAFKTALMVGKGNYCCSTRLGNALKDAQSSKQAELFKNDEKADLVRIATWSATTKNGVIQELSPAPLPDVWDAVNADSSTCSRKNCDPATCFYQRARKQLLSANCVIVNHSLLFSLINAGMQPEGDVRGILLADDFVVLDEAHRIPAIATDHFGTHVSSFAVDRALKRIYNQRTNRGSLRRHGQAWDQDAVTNAIDAAHEFFSYLGDTFLLKKPIQRIHKPDFCDNILTGPLKEVAERLGALIQKSDDERAQDELRDHRRRILSYRDAINGFITFAEEDHVQWLERGGKKGQIITLRSAPLDVAPYLRKHVFQRGTAAVLTSATLSDGNHMHAFQETVGGQVAETEIVYSPFNYIR, from the coding sequence ATGATCGGATTCATCGAAAATTCAGGCGGTGGCAACGATACGCCGAATGTAGACAGACCCAAAGGCTACCTCGTTGACCTGATCGAAAGCATCTTTAAACAAGGTGGTTATCTACAAACAGAGATGCAACTGGACCACCGTCCCGAGCAAGCCGCGATGGCTCTTTCGGTCGCCAGCTCACTCGAATCCGACCAGCCACTACTCTTCGAGGCAGGCACCGGAGTTGGCAAAAGTCTCGCATATCTGGTGCCCGGCATCATCCACTCCATTAACAGTGAGCGCCCCTTTATCATCTCCAGCCACACAATCAGCCTACAGGAGCAAATCCGCGAAAAAGACCTCAAGATCTGCCGCAAGCTTTTTACCAAGGTGCCCGAATTACGTCGCTATGGTGCCTTTAAGACTGCTCTGATGGTAGGCAAGGGCAACTACTGCTGCAGCACCCGACTCGGAAATGCACTCAAAGATGCTCAGTCCAGCAAACAAGCGGAACTATTTAAGAACGACGAAAAGGCGGATCTCGTGCGCATTGCCACTTGGTCGGCGACCACCAAGAATGGAGTGATCCAAGAACTCTCTCCCGCGCCCTTGCCCGACGTTTGGGATGCGGTCAACGCCGACAGCTCTACCTGCTCACGCAAAAATTGCGATCCTGCCACCTGCTTCTATCAACGCGCCCGCAAGCAGCTCCTCTCCGCCAACTGTGTCATCGTCAACCACAGCCTACTCTTCTCATTGATCAATGCAGGCATGCAACCCGAGGGTGATGTGCGCGGCATTCTGCTGGCCGATGACTTTGTGGTGCTGGACGAAGCGCACCGCATCCCTGCCATCGCAACCGACCACTTCGGCACCCACGTAAGCTCCTTTGCGGTAGATCGCGCACTCAAACGCATTTATAACCAACGCACCAATCGCGGCAGCCTACGCCGTCATGGCCAGGCGTGGGATCAAGACGCGGTCACCAATGCCATCGATGCCGCCCACGAATTTTTCAGCTATCTAGGCGATACCTTTCTACTAAAAAAGCCAATTCAACGCATCCACAAACCCGACTTCTGCGATAATATACTCACCGGCCCGCTTAAAGAAGTCGCCGAACGTCTCGGTGCTCTCATTCAGAAGAGCGACGATGAACGCGCCCAGGATGAACTGCGCGACCACCGTCGTCGTATACTCAGCTATCGCGATGCCATCAATGGCTTCATTACCTTCGCCGAAGAGGATCATGTCCAGTGGCTCGAACGCGGTGGTAAAAAAGGTCAAATCATCACCCTGCGCAGTGCCCCCCTCGACGTGGCTCCCTACCTGCGAAAACATGTCTTCCAACGAGGCACCGCAGCGGTACTGACGAGTGCCACGCTCTCCGATGGCAACC
- a CDS encoding prepilin-type N-terminal cleavage/methylation domain-containing protein — MMKTKSTPRSGFTLIELLTVIAIIGILAAILIPTVGAVKKKASMVTSSSNLRQVALAYSTFASGSSRTRVISANTASAYSAADSSDWAEVLAKYADLNDAPLYFISSADDVAAITIPSVILDGSDAAVADWTSASAFISYEMAVDISTNAQSSVTPLIWTKGLGTTGEWATTSPWAGDGGHIAFADGHVTFYDSLLDPADGTTGLLIQGPKASSPGSAAKTVEAALGGAQYVVEPK, encoded by the coding sequence ATGATGAAAACTAAATCCACCCCCCGTTCAGGTTTCACCCTGATTGAGCTACTTACTGTTATCGCGATTATCGGCATTCTTGCCGCGATCCTCATACCGACTGTTGGCGCAGTTAAAAAGAAGGCCTCGATGGTGACTTCTTCGAGCAACTTACGTCAAGTGGCACTCGCCTACAGCACATTTGCATCCGGCAGCAGCCGCACACGCGTGATCTCTGCAAACACTGCGAGCGCTTACTCTGCAGCTGACAGTAGCGACTGGGCCGAAGTTCTAGCTAAATATGCAGATCTTAATGATGCACCACTCTACTTCATCAGCTCAGCGGACGACGTAGCAGCAATCACTATCCCATCGGTCATCCTTGATGGCAGTGATGCAGCCGTAGCGGACTGGACTTCTGCTTCAGCATTTATCAGCTACGAAATGGCTGTTGATATCTCCACAAACGCCCAATCATCTGTAACTCCCCTAATCTGGACAAAAGGACTAGGCACAACAGGTGAATGGGCAACGACCTCCCCTTGGGCAGGTGACGGCGGCCACATCGCCTTCGCCGATGGCCACGTTACATTTTACGATTCATTACTCGACCCAGCAGATGGCACAACTGGCCTCCTAATCCAAGGCCCCAAAGCAAGTAGCCCAGGCTCAGCAGCGAAGACAGTTGAAGCCGCACTCGGCGGAGCTCAATACGTAGTTGAGCCTAAGTAA
- the nuoB gene encoding NADH-quinone oxidoreductase subunit NuoB, with protein MQNTNVAYDSKVEGEVIVTQADAVINWIRKHSVWPMPMGLACCAIELMAAGGSRFDISRFGMEVMRFSPRQADCMIVAGTVTYKMAEVVRRIYEQMAEPKWVVAMGACASTGGMYRSYATLQGVDRIVPVDVYISGCPPRPEALLDAMIKLQDKIGRERSVKNLTARNAKPAEAELAGAGKES; from the coding sequence ATGCAAAACACAAACGTAGCCTACGATAGCAAAGTGGAGGGTGAAGTCATTGTCACTCAAGCGGATGCTGTGATTAATTGGATTCGGAAGCATTCGGTGTGGCCGATGCCGATGGGACTCGCCTGTTGTGCGATCGAGTTGATGGCGGCTGGTGGTTCGCGTTTTGATATTTCTCGTTTCGGCATGGAAGTGATGCGTTTTTCACCTCGTCAGGCGGATTGCATGATTGTGGCGGGCACTGTGACGTATAAAATGGCGGAAGTCGTGCGTCGCATTTACGAACAAATGGCAGAGCCAAAATGGGTGGTCGCGATGGGGGCTTGTGCCAGCACGGGCGGCATGTATCGCTCTTATGCAACTTTACAGGGGGTGGATCGAATCGTCCCCGTCGATGTCTATATCAGTGGTTGTCCCCCGCGTCCGGAGGCACTTCTGGATGCGATGATTAAATTGCAGGACAAGATTGGCCGGGAGCGTTCGGTCAAAAACTTGACCGCCCGAAATGCCAAGCCCGCCGAAGCGGAATTGGCAGGAGCCGGAAAGGAAAGCTAA
- a CDS encoding inositol monophosphatase family protein, translated as MNRQAKAQLDSQLRHRINAARVAVRDQIAFFGRQFGDVASEWKEDDTRVTFADFAISEKLFAELRRDFPEDDYCSEEASPLDEVLELEARFAWVVDPIDGTNNYALGCTFCAISLALLLDGEPIYGFIYDHSTKDLLEGGPGRGFMRNQKKVDRNKAVADAQTMIGLHFPMPVEELEVLAPLLAKYRVRCIGSGALTAAYVATGYLTGVIDSRVKVWDIAAAYALCRAAGLQWIFTESSPFPLRRFHPKMDFSPYYAGADSFVEELAALS; from the coding sequence ATGAATCGGCAAGCTAAAGCTCAACTTGATAGTCAGTTACGCCATCGTATCAATGCGGCGCGTGTCGCTGTGCGTGATCAAATTGCTTTTTTTGGACGGCAGTTCGGCGATGTCGCCTCAGAGTGGAAAGAAGACGATACGCGTGTAACTTTTGCAGATTTTGCGATTTCAGAAAAACTCTTTGCGGAACTGCGGCGCGATTTTCCAGAAGATGATTATTGCAGCGAGGAAGCCAGTCCACTGGACGAGGTGCTGGAGCTCGAAGCCCGCTTTGCTTGGGTGGTGGATCCGATTGACGGAACTAATAATTATGCCCTAGGCTGCACCTTTTGTGCGATATCGCTTGCACTGCTGTTGGATGGAGAGCCGATCTATGGCTTTATTTACGATCACAGCACCAAGGATCTGCTGGAGGGTGGGCCAGGGCGTGGCTTCATGCGGAACCAAAAGAAAGTAGATCGTAATAAGGCAGTCGCTGATGCGCAGACGATGATCGGATTGCACTTTCCGATGCCGGTTGAGGAGCTCGAAGTGTTGGCCCCCTTATTGGCAAAGTATCGTGTGCGTTGTATCGGCAGTGGGGCATTAACCGCGGCTTATGTGGCGACCGGATACTTGACGGGTGTGATTGATTCCCGTGTTAAAGTGTGGGACATCGCGGCCGCATATGCGCTCTGCCGGGCTGCAGGTCTTCAGTGGATCTTTACGGAGAGCTCGCCATTTCCTCTTCGGCGCTTTCATCCGAAGATGGACTTTTCGCCGTATTACGCCGGGGCGGATTCGTTTGTGGAGGAGCTTGCCGCGTTGTCGTAG
- a CDS encoding NADH-quinone oxidoreductase subunit C, which translates to MAKSEFAQLKERFEYLTERESADHLAVNCPADQLLELCTALRDELGYDLLLDVTAVDWDAQSPRFTGIYHLLSTTKHAYLRIAVDCADDIQPSLPSLCGLYAAANWHERETYDLMGIHYEGHPDLRRILMWDEYPYHPLRKDFPLAGIETPFPAEDVAEATHARVLPAPMAGGPFVSSGDGPMSQTEPRARDESWSEQKEKPV; encoded by the coding sequence ATGGCCAAGAGCGAATTTGCTCAATTGAAGGAGCGTTTTGAATATTTAACAGAGCGCGAATCTGCGGATCATTTGGCGGTGAATTGCCCGGCAGATCAGCTACTCGAGCTCTGCACCGCATTGCGGGACGAGTTGGGCTATGATCTGTTGCTGGATGTAACTGCGGTGGATTGGGATGCGCAAAGCCCCCGTTTCACCGGAATCTATCATCTGCTATCAACGACAAAGCATGCCTATCTGCGCATCGCGGTCGACTGCGCGGATGATATTCAGCCAAGTTTGCCATCGCTTTGCGGTTTATACGCAGCTGCAAATTGGCATGAACGTGAGACATATGATTTGATGGGGATCCACTACGAGGGACATCCCGATTTGCGACGTATTTTGATGTGGGATGAGTATCCCTATCACCCCTTGCGCAAAGATTTCCCATTGGCTGGTATTGAAACACCGTTTCCTGCCGAGGATGTGGCAGAGGCGACTCACGCAAGGGTGTTGCCTGCGCCGATGGCGGGCGGGCCTTTTGTTTCTTCGGGAGATGGGCCAATGAGCCAGACGGAGCCACGCGCTCGTGATGAGAGCTGGAGTGAGCAAAAGGAGAAACCCGTATAG